A region of the Lysobacter sp. K5869 genome:
CGGTGTGCGCGCGCATCAGCGCGTTCGTCGCCGCCTCGCGCTTCGGCCTGGTCGAAACCTTGGCCGAGCGCGTGGCCGCGATCGTGATCGAGGAGTTCGGCGTGCGCCGGGTGGCGCTCAAGCTGACCAAGCCCGGCGCGATCCGCAACGCGCGCGGCGTCGGCGTGCGCATCGTGCGCGAACGCGCGCAAGGCTGAGGCCGGCGCGACCGAACGGGGGCGATGCCGCGCGGCGTCGGCTCATGCGCGCGGACCGCAGCGGCCTGCGCCGCGTCGATTCATCGGCGTTCGCGCACCGATCCCGGTCGCCGCGACCGGCCGCGCAGGCCGCCGCGAGCGCGGACTCGCGACATCTTTTCGCGTCGCCCGAGCGGCGCGCCCGTCCGAAGACCGCGTTCCCCTCTTGCGCAACCGCCGCGCAGCGCCGACGATGCGCCGTCATCAAGCCCTGGGGAGAGGCGATGTTCGACAAGATCAAGCGCAGCTGGGAACTGGCCAAGGCCAGCGCCTCGGTGCTGCATTCCGACCGCGAACTGTTGGTGTTCCCGGTGATTTCCGCGGCCTGCGTGCTGGTGGTGCTGGCGAGTTTCCTGGTGCCGGCGCTGGCGCTGGACCTGTTCCGCGACGGCTACGGCCCG
Encoded here:
- the folB gene encoding dihydroneopterin aldolase, with protein sequence MDHVFIEGLEIEAVIGIYDWEREILQPLVFDLEMEFDNTVPAASDAIEHTLDYSAVCARISAFVAASRFGLVETLAERVAAIVIEEFGVRRVALKLTKPGAIRNARGVGVRIVRERAQG